Proteins from a single region of Pyrus communis chromosome 6, drPyrComm1.1, whole genome shotgun sequence:
- the LOC137737053 gene encoding cyclin-T1-4-like codes for MAFIRNYRSQGGTAGDECWPSLGRNDVKSFNNFNHNNNWNRSRTNNFVKNYNNYQKYNYNNFQKYVGGYKEHADNSNYIKPDSAPSFKRRKFSDSTWGDGGRHYLPPNTYEFISSSCNNYVPHQRSNGDASASTTGKRDRSKLDEDELPFMSRDEIERCSPSRKDGIDSVREAHLRYSYCSYLQNLGLRLDLPQTTIATAMVLCHRFFARQSHACHDRFLIATAALFLAAKSEETPRPLNTVLRTSSEILHKQDISFLSHMLPIDWFEQHRERVTEAEQMILTTLNFELGVQHPYAPLTSTLNKLGLSQTILVNLSLSLVSEGLRSSLWLQFKPHHIAAGAAYLAAKFLNLDLDSYKNIWQEFQATPDILQAVAQQLTELF; via the exons ATGGCTTTTATACGTAACTATCGCTCACAAGGGGGCACCGCTGGTGATGAGTGTTGGCCGTCTCTCGGTAGAAATGACgtcaaaagcttcaacaacttCAACCACAACAACAACTGGAACAGGAGCAGGACTAATAACTTCGTTAAGAATTATAACAATTATCAGAAGTACAATTATAACAATTTCCAGAAGTACGTGGGTGGTTATAAGGAGCATGCGGATAATTCTAATTATATCAAGCCTGACAGTGCACCATCGTTTAagaggagaaaattttcagattCTACTTGGGGTGATGGTGGGAGACATTATCTGCCACCCAACACATATGAGTTTATCTCTTCTTCTTGCAATAATTATGTCCCTCATCAAAGATCCAATGGTGATGCCTCTGCATCTACCACTGGTAAACGTGACCGCTCAAAGTTAGATGAGGATGAACTGCCCTTTATGTCAAGGGATGAGATAGAGAGATGCTCCCCATCTAGAAAAGATGGTATAGATTCAGTACGTGAAGCACACTTGCGCTACTCATACTGTTCTTACCTTCAGAATCTTGGATTGCGGCTTGACTT GCCCCAGACTACTATCGCTACTGCAATGGTTCTCTGTCATCGGTTTTTCGCCCGGCAGTCACATGCTTGCCATGATAGATTT TTGATTGCTACTGCCGCCCTGTTCCTAGCAGCAAAGTCCGAGGAGACACCACGCCCTTTGAATACTGTGTTGAGAACATCTTCTGAGATTCTCCATAAGCAGGATATCAGTTTCTTGTCCCATATGCTCCCTATT GACTGGTTTGAGCAGCATCGGGAACGGGTGACGGAGGCTGAGCAAATGATACTGACCACTCTAAATTTTGAACTTGGTGTGCAGCATCCGTATGCACCACTTACATCTACTCTTAACAAATTAGGTCTTTCACAAACAATTCTGGTGAATCTATCCTTAAGCTTGGTCAGTGAAGG gcTTCGGAGTTCTCTGTGGCTGCAGTTCAAACCGCATCATATTGCGGCAGGAGCTGCCTACCTTGCCGCAAAGTTTCTGAATTTGGATCTTGattcttataaaaatatatggCAGGAATTCCAAGCTACACCGGATATTCTTCAAG CTGTTGCTCAGCAGTTGACGGAACTCTTCTAG